The proteins below are encoded in one region of Bacillus vallismortis:
- a CDS encoding diglucosyl diacylglycerol synthase, producing the protein MNTNKRVLILTANYGNGHVQVAKTLYEQCVRLGFQHVTVSNLYQESNPIVSEVTQYLYLKSFSIGKQFYRLFYYGVDKIYNKRKFNIYFKMGNKRLGELVDEHQPDIIINTFPMIVVPEYRRRTGRVIPTFNVMTDFCLHKIWVHENVDKYYVATDYVKEKLLEIGTHPSNVKITGIPIRPQFEESLPVEPIYQKYNLSPNKKVLMIMAGAHGVLKNVKELCENLVNDDHVQVVVVCGKNTALKESLSTLEAENGDKLKVLGYVERIDELFRITDCMITKPGGITLTEATAIGVPVILYKPVPGQEKENANFFEDRGAAIVVNRHEEILESVTSLLADEETLQRMKKNIKDLHLANSSEVILEDILKESEMMLAAQQRAKALS; encoded by the coding sequence TTGAATACCAATAAAAGAGTATTAATTTTGACTGCAAATTACGGAAATGGGCATGTGCAGGTAGCCAAAACGCTTTATGAGCAATGTGTTCGGCTCGGCTTTCAGCATGTAACAGTTTCTAATTTGTATCAAGAGTCAAATCCGATTGTTTCAGAGGTAACTCAGTACCTTTATTTAAAAAGCTTCTCAATCGGGAAACAGTTTTATCGTTTGTTTTATTACGGAGTTGACAAAATCTATAATAAACGTAAATTTAATATTTACTTTAAAATGGGGAATAAACGATTGGGCGAACTTGTCGATGAACATCAGCCCGATATTATTATTAATACATTTCCGATGATCGTCGTGCCGGAATACAGACGCCGAACAGGAAGAGTCATTCCTACCTTCAACGTGATGACCGATTTTTGCCTTCACAAAATTTGGGTTCATGAAAACGTGGATAAGTATTATGTGGCGACAGATTATGTAAAGGAAAAACTGCTGGAGATCGGCACTCATCCAAGCAACGTAAAAATCACCGGAATTCCAATTAGGCCGCAATTTGAAGAATCCCTGCCTGTGGAGCCGATATATCAAAAGTACAATCTTTCACCCAACAAAAAAGTGCTTATGATCATGGCAGGCGCCCACGGTGTCTTAAAGAACGTAAAAGAGCTGTGTGAAAACCTTGTTAATGATGATCATGTGCAAGTGGTTGTCGTGTGCGGGAAAAATACAGCCTTAAAAGAATCTTTAAGCACGCTTGAAGCAGAAAACGGGGACAAATTAAAAGTTCTTGGCTATGTGGAGCGCATTGATGAGCTGTTCCGGATCACAGACTGCATGATTACAAAACCTGGCGGCATTACTTTGACAGAAGCGACCGCCATCGGTGTGCCTGTCATTCTGTACAAACCCGTGCCCGGCCAGGAAAAAGAAAATGCGAACTTCTTTGAAGATCGCGGCGCTGCCATCGTCGTCAACCGTCATGAAGAGATTCTCGAATCAGTCACTTCCCTTCTCGCAGATGAAGAGACCTTACAGCGCATGAAGAAAAACATTAAGGACCTTCATTTAGCAAACTCTTCCGAAGTGATTTTAGAGGATATCCTGAAGGAATCAGAGATGATGTTGGCAGCTCAGCAAAGAGCAAAAGCGCTATCGTAA
- the cspD gene encoding cold-shock protein CspD codes for MQNGKVKWFNNEKGFGFIEVEGGDDVFVHFTAIEGDGYKSLEEGQEVSFEIVEGNRGPQASNVVKL; via the coding sequence ATGCAAAACGGTAAAGTAAAATGGTTCAACAACGAAAAAGGATTCGGCTTCATTGAAGTTGAAGGCGGAGACGATGTATTTGTTCACTTCACAGCTATCGAAGGAGACGGATACAAATCATTAGAAGAAGGACAAGAAGTTTCTTTTGAAATTGTCGAAGGTAATCGTGGACCTCAAGCTTCTAATGTTGTAAAACTCTAA
- a CDS encoding glutathione peroxidase, translating to MSIYHMKVRTITGKEMTLQPFAGKVLMIVNTASKCGFTPQLKQLQELYDTYQQEGLEILGFPCNQFMSQEPGDEADIQEFCETNYGVTFPMFSKVEVNGKNAHPLFVYLAEHAKGMLGTKAIKWNFTKFVVDENGEVVGRYSPNTNPKELEDVIVRLLGQ from the coding sequence ATGTCTATATATCATATGAAGGTACGTACAATAACTGGGAAAGAAATGACACTTCAGCCTTTTGCCGGAAAGGTATTGATGATCGTGAATACAGCAAGCAAATGCGGATTTACGCCGCAATTGAAACAGCTTCAGGAGTTATATGATACATATCAGCAGGAGGGGCTGGAAATCTTAGGATTCCCCTGCAATCAATTTATGAGCCAGGAGCCTGGTGATGAAGCAGATATACAAGAATTTTGCGAAACGAATTATGGCGTTACGTTTCCTATGTTTTCAAAAGTGGAAGTGAACGGAAAAAACGCCCATCCGCTGTTTGTATATTTGGCAGAGCATGCGAAAGGCATGCTGGGAACAAAAGCAATCAAGTGGAATTTTACGAAATTTGTAGTGGACGAAAATGGAGAAGTCGTTGGCCGCTATTCTCCAAATACAAATCCGAAAGAGCTGGAAGACGTGATCGTGAGGCTATTAGGACAATAA
- the sspL gene encoding small, acid-soluble spore protein L, whose product MKKKDKGRLTGGVTPQGDLEGNTHTDPKTELEERAKKSNTKR is encoded by the coding sequence ATGAAAAAGAAAGATAAAGGCCGGCTGACCGGCGGTGTAACTCCTCAAGGCGATTTAGAAGGCAACACGCATACAGACCCTAAAACAGAGCTTGAGGAAAGAGCAAAAAAAAGCAATACAAAACGCTAG
- a CDS encoding zinc-finger domain-containing protein, whose translation MDKKMIFKELTELQDEYCKDCFIKKQFRKDFGKTYAHSFCITKCTVGEKLKAYGDVLTNH comes from the coding sequence TTGGATAAGAAAATGATCTTTAAAGAACTGACAGAACTTCAAGATGAATATTGCAAGGATTGTTTTATCAAGAAACAGTTCCGCAAAGATTTTGGCAAAACTTACGCACATTCATTTTGTATCACTAAATGTACGGTTGGTGAAAAGCTGAAAGCCTACGGCGATGTCTTAACCAATCATTAA
- a CDS encoding dynamin family protein: MTEHNRKELLHKTGELYKEFIENQDEQRAAKLAAVMNKAADEEVYIAFTGHYSAGKSSLLNCLLMENILPTSPIPTSANLVVIRNGEKRVRLHTTDGACAELEGAYRKDKVQQYCKDGEQIESVEIYDRYTEMDTGVAYIDTPGIDSTDDAHFLSAASILHQADALFYVVHYNHVHAEENVKFLRSIKESIPNVYFIVNQIDRHDESETRFEDYKAQVEEMLCSEGFSKDALYFTSVTEPNHPFNQIGVLRDELKGIVQQSKNSLQPLTEQKVRHLLKEHTEMLLKDETGGTSYAEQLITQTELVQSLRDQRDEMTKKATEAENRMQEEVNRILKNANLTPFEMRELAAEFLESQEPSFKTGFFFSKGKTAQERDRRRNAFFSDVKKRTEAEADWHIIDTFHKLAKAFDVHTAESEKLIQAYRTPLKIDIIELAVKHGAAFSSEYVLQYTKDLAELIRKEAKREAADIIKAISAMVKESVTKDMQTVNERLIQESEKLAILQEQAGLENNAREKADRIWAIWEDESACPRNIETDWFKTKKKTVAAPEQIRNQSHQTRQRNIKPEIMEQERPLQDQIKRFRILSDLLGEYNMLSKQTSAFQQRINRLEERKFTLALFGGFSSGKSSFANALVGERVLPSSPTPTTATINKITKPTNGSINKTADVVFKTEDDITAEILQLTGIKEEPTGRSFTEKWEKAIKKSRLQEEHVKLISNFLLAYEKVQPYIQEQKTLTIPLSDLKPYVAEEATACAVKEVTVYYTCPLTEKGITIVDTPGASSMNKRHTELAFQYMKDADAFFYMTYYQHSFSKGDRSFLRKLGLVKESLSMDKMFFVINAADLAKDKTELETVTDYVSAELVKEGIHEPQLFTVSSKEELLGKPESFYNQFPKVRKHLDRFIEVDVKKASAAQLSSEANKLCETVFQLHRSQHQSEEEKEAQKQRLMQSFARTAAEIEKRRSSETIIEKAKKDTKEQLYHITQRLSFFANDLLKSAFYPGLQNGDWKKNVAKAMKTAVHEYQFEYVQEIKTLDVRMSGFIERHIAEEWLESFQKILNEDGYFSIYAGDLHSNGIQLKEVEPDLDERVFEQEQKEIKSPKHFFEQKGKAAFIEAVRMKLNKITEHWVTKEEESLISHYTNHLRRLQEEMADKAMEQIKDQKDTYIEGYAEGEHAKEIEKAYQACISWQRSGHIIKM, translated from the coding sequence ATGACAGAACATAACAGAAAAGAGCTTTTGCATAAAACCGGGGAACTATATAAGGAATTCATCGAAAATCAAGATGAACAAAGAGCTGCCAAACTTGCTGCTGTCATGAACAAAGCGGCTGATGAAGAGGTTTATATCGCGTTTACCGGGCATTATTCAGCGGGGAAATCATCACTGCTGAACTGCCTGTTAATGGAGAATATTTTACCGACAAGCCCGATCCCGACAAGCGCTAACCTTGTTGTGATCAGAAACGGGGAAAAGCGTGTTCGGCTTCATACAACAGACGGAGCATGCGCTGAGCTAGAGGGGGCTTATCGGAAAGACAAGGTGCAGCAATACTGCAAAGACGGGGAACAGATTGAAAGCGTTGAAATCTATGATCGATATACTGAAATGGATACGGGAGTTGCGTACATTGACACCCCTGGGATTGACTCAACAGATGATGCGCATTTTCTGTCGGCGGCGTCTATTCTCCACCAGGCGGACGCGCTGTTTTATGTCGTTCACTATAATCACGTGCACGCTGAGGAGAATGTAAAGTTTCTCAGGTCAATTAAAGAAAGTATTCCTAATGTGTATTTTATCGTCAATCAAATTGACCGCCATGATGAGTCGGAAACACGTTTTGAAGATTATAAAGCGCAGGTTGAGGAGATGCTTTGCAGTGAAGGCTTTTCGAAGGACGCACTCTATTTTACGTCAGTGACAGAACCGAACCACCCGTTCAATCAGATTGGCGTCCTGAGAGATGAATTAAAAGGAATAGTACAGCAATCCAAGAACAGCCTCCAGCCTTTAACAGAACAAAAAGTCCGCCATCTGCTGAAGGAACATACGGAGATGCTTTTGAAAGATGAAACAGGTGGAACCAGCTATGCTGAACAGCTTATCACGCAAACTGAACTGGTCCAATCGCTGCGTGATCAACGAGATGAGATGACAAAGAAAGCGACTGAGGCAGAAAACAGGATGCAGGAAGAAGTCAATCGCATTTTAAAAAATGCCAACCTGACGCCTTTTGAAATGCGTGAGCTGGCAGCTGAATTCCTCGAATCGCAAGAGCCTTCTTTTAAAACCGGTTTTTTCTTTTCGAAAGGAAAAACTGCACAGGAAAGAGATAGAAGAAGAAATGCTTTTTTCTCAGATGTGAAAAAACGAACAGAGGCCGAAGCGGATTGGCACATAATAGACACGTTTCATAAACTCGCCAAGGCATTTGATGTTCATACAGCTGAAAGTGAAAAGCTGATTCAGGCCTATCGCACTCCGCTTAAAATTGACATTATTGAGCTTGCTGTCAAGCATGGTGCAGCATTTTCTTCTGAATATGTATTGCAATATACAAAAGATTTGGCAGAGCTGATTCGCAAAGAGGCGAAAAGAGAAGCGGCAGACATCATAAAGGCGATTTCTGCGATGGTGAAAGAGAGTGTCACTAAAGACATGCAAACGGTCAATGAACGACTCATTCAGGAATCAGAAAAACTAGCCATTCTCCAAGAACAGGCCGGCTTAGAGAATAATGCCCGCGAAAAAGCTGATCGCATATGGGCCATTTGGGAAGACGAATCCGCATGCCCAAGGAATATAGAAACCGACTGGTTTAAAACGAAGAAAAAAACAGTGGCGGCGCCAGAACAGATACGAAACCAAAGCCATCAGACACGGCAGCGAAATATAAAACCAGAAATAATGGAGCAAGAACGGCCGCTTCAAGACCAGATCAAGCGCTTTCGTATATTGTCTGATCTTTTAGGCGAATATAACATGCTGTCAAAACAAACCTCAGCCTTTCAGCAAAGGATTAACAGGCTCGAGGAACGGAAATTTACACTCGCGCTTTTCGGAGGCTTTAGTTCAGGGAAATCATCATTTGCCAATGCGCTTGTCGGTGAAAGGGTGCTTCCGTCCTCACCAACGCCAACCACAGCCACCATTAACAAGATTACAAAACCAACCAATGGCAGCATCAATAAAACAGCGGATGTGGTCTTTAAGACGGAGGATGACATAACGGCTGAGATTTTACAGCTTACCGGAATAAAAGAAGAGCCCACGGGCCGTTCTTTTACAGAGAAGTGGGAAAAGGCGATCAAAAAAAGCCGGCTGCAGGAAGAACACGTGAAATTAATCAGCAATTTCCTGCTTGCATATGAAAAGGTTCAGCCATATATACAGGAACAAAAGACATTAACGATACCGCTGTCTGACTTAAAACCGTATGTAGCAGAGGAAGCAACGGCCTGCGCTGTAAAAGAGGTAACGGTCTATTATACATGCCCGCTCACTGAAAAAGGGATTACGATCGTTGATACGCCCGGCGCGAGCAGCATGAACAAACGGCATACAGAGCTGGCGTTCCAATATATGAAAGATGCCGATGCGTTTTTTTATATGACCTATTATCAGCATTCCTTCTCGAAAGGAGACCGTTCATTTTTGCGAAAGCTCGGGCTGGTAAAAGAATCGCTCAGTATGGATAAAATGTTTTTCGTCATTAATGCGGCAGACCTTGCGAAAGATAAAACAGAGCTTGAAACAGTGACCGATTATGTCAGCGCAGAGCTTGTAAAAGAAGGGATTCATGAACCGCAGCTCTTTACTGTATCAAGTAAAGAGGAACTGCTCGGCAAACCGGAATCATTTTATAACCAGTTCCCGAAAGTAAGAAAACACTTAGATCGCTTTATTGAAGTGGATGTTAAAAAAGCGTCTGCCGCACAGCTCAGTTCGGAAGCAAACAAACTATGCGAAACTGTTTTCCAGCTTCACCGATCCCAGCATCAGTCCGAAGAAGAAAAGGAAGCGCAGAAACAGCGCCTTATGCAATCATTTGCGCGGACAGCAGCCGAAATCGAGAAACGGCGAAGCTCAGAAACCATCATTGAGAAAGCAAAAAAAGACACAAAAGAACAGCTATATCACATTACACAGCGCTTATCCTTTTTTGCGAATGATTTACTAAAATCGGCATTTTATCCAGGGCTTCAGAATGGAGATTGGAAAAAGAACGTCGCTAAGGCGATGAAAACCGCAGTGCATGAATATCAATTCGAATATGTCCAGGAAATCAAAACGCTTGATGTTCGCATGAGCGGTTTTATTGAACGGCATATCGCGGAAGAATGGCTGGAAAGCTTTCAAAAAATATTAAACGAGGACGGTTACTTTTCCATTTATGCGGGTGATCTGCATTCTAACGGTATACAACTGAAGGAAGTTGAACCGGATTTAGATGAACGCGTCTTCGAGCAGGAACAAAAAGAAATCAAATCACCAAAACACTTTTTTGAACAGAAAGGAAAAGCGGCCTTCATCGAGGCTGTGCGGATGAAACTTAATAAAATCACAGAGCATTGGGTGACAAAGGAAGAAGAAAGCCTTATTTCTCATTACACAAATCACCTCAGGCGCTTGCAGGAAGAGATGGCTGACAAAGCAATGGAACAAATAAAGGACCAGAAAGATACGTATATAGAAGGATATGCGGAAGGGGAACATGCGAAAGAGATTGAAAAAGCATACCAAGCATGCATCTCCTGGCAAAGATCAGGCCATATAATAAAAATGTAA
- a CDS encoding reverse transcriptase-like protein — MPTEIYVDGASAGNPGPSGIGIFIKHEGQAESFSIPIGMHTNQEAEFRALIEGMKLCAKRGYQSVSFRTDSDIVERAAELEMVKNKMFHPYVEEIIRLKAAFPLFFIKWIPGKQNQKADQLAKEAIRLNDKN; from the coding sequence ATGCCTACAGAAATATATGTAGACGGCGCAAGTGCCGGTAATCCCGGACCTTCCGGCATCGGCATTTTTATCAAACATGAAGGACAAGCAGAGTCTTTTTCTATTCCAATCGGAATGCATACAAATCAGGAAGCGGAATTTCGTGCATTAATTGAAGGCATGAAGCTATGTGCAAAGCGCGGGTATCAATCTGTTTCCTTTCGCACCGATTCAGATATTGTGGAACGAGCCGCTGAGCTTGAAATGGTAAAAAACAAAATGTTTCACCCATATGTGGAAGAAATCATCCGGTTAAAAGCGGCCTTTCCTCTCTTTTTCATCAAATGGATACCGGGAAAACAAAACCAAAAAGCCGATCAGCTTGCAAAAGAAGCGATTCGGCTGAATGATAAGAATTAA
- a CDS encoding YpbS family protein, which yields MSEVHKAISAHSSKQHEHIKAFMRLENMREMAIEEAVSKCKNDEPFTTDAINGITEQMNQLAKQGIVPTRRHVSKEMVREYVNRM from the coding sequence ATGTCAGAGGTACATAAAGCAATTTCAGCACATTCATCAAAACAGCATGAGCATATCAAAGCATTTATGCGTCTTGAAAACATGCGTGAAATGGCCATTGAAGAAGCGGTTTCAAAATGCAAAAACGATGAGCCATTTACGACAGATGCGATTAATGGAATTACCGAGCAAATGAATCAGCTTGCCAAACAAGGCATCGTGCCGACAAGACGCCATGTATCAAAAGAAATGGTCAGAGAATACGTAAACCGTATGTAA
- the degR gene encoding transcriptional regulator DegR yields MDDKDLRSILHKTFIEIYSDLEELADIAKKGKPSMEKHVEEIEQRCKQNILAIEIQMKIK; encoded by the coding sequence ATGGATGATAAAGACTTGAGGTCGATCCTTCACAAAACATTTATAGAAATATACAGTGATTTAGAAGAACTCGCGGATATCGCGAAAAAAGGGAAGCCTTCAATGGAAAAGCATGTCGAAGAGATTGAACAGAGGTGCAAGCAAAATATTTTGGCCATTGAAATTCAGATGAAAATCAAATAG
- the metA gene encoding homoserine O-acetyltransferase MetA gives MPINIPTHLPAKQVLESEHIFVMDESRAFHQDIRPQKIIILNLMPKKIQTETQLLRLLGNSPLQVHFTFLIPSTHTPKNTAREHLDEFYTTFSNIRHKKFDGMIITGAPIEHLAFEDVSYWEELKEIMEWSKTNVTSTLHICWGAQAGLYYHYGVEKVEMPKKIFGVFEHTVLSKHERLVRGFDELYYVPHSRHTDINMEQLQAVSELNILTASKEAGVCLIVSKDEKQVFLTGHPEYDTNTLLQEYERDLERNLSGVEAPKHYFAEDSKEPVNRWKAHATLLFMNWLNYYVYQETPYEWD, from the coding sequence TTGCCTATTAATATACCAACACACCTGCCGGCAAAACAGGTGCTTGAGAGTGAACATATATTTGTAATGGATGAAAGCAGAGCATTTCATCAGGATATCCGGCCGCAAAAAATTATTATATTGAATTTGATGCCGAAAAAAATCCAGACAGAGACTCAGCTTCTCAGATTGCTTGGAAATTCGCCTTTACAGGTTCATTTTACTTTCTTAATCCCAAGCACACACACGCCGAAAAATACTGCAAGAGAACACCTTGACGAATTTTATACGACTTTTTCCAATATCCGTCATAAGAAGTTTGACGGCATGATTATCACCGGTGCGCCGATCGAGCATTTGGCGTTTGAAGATGTTTCATATTGGGAAGAGCTCAAAGAGATCATGGAGTGGAGCAAAACGAATGTCACTTCAACCTTGCATATTTGCTGGGGTGCTCAAGCAGGATTGTATTACCATTATGGTGTGGAAAAAGTGGAAATGCCGAAAAAAATCTTCGGTGTGTTCGAACATACAGTTCTTTCAAAACATGAAAGATTGGTAAGAGGTTTTGACGAGCTATACTACGTGCCGCATTCCCGGCATACAGATATAAATATGGAACAGCTTCAAGCAGTGTCCGAGTTAAATATTCTTACCGCATCAAAGGAAGCTGGGGTATGCTTAATTGTGTCAAAAGACGAAAAACAAGTCTTTTTAACAGGGCACCCTGAATATGATACAAATACGCTTCTTCAAGAATACGAAAGAGATCTGGAACGCAACCTTTCTGGTGTCGAGGCGCCTAAACATTATTTCGCAGAAGACAGCAAAGAGCCAGTAAATCGCTGGAAAGCGCATGCGACACTATTGTTTATGAACTGGCTAAATTATTACGTTTACCAAGAAACTCCTTATGAATGGGACTGA
- a CDS encoding DUF2564 family protein, translating into MTSEFHEEEQTGFTDKRQLELAVETAQKTTGAATRGQSTTLADAAYQAIEDARELSQSEELTTLDDPQFVEQQQQLLDDSEHQLDEFKE; encoded by the coding sequence ATGACATCAGAATTTCATGAAGAGGAGCAGACTGGCTTTACGGATAAGCGTCAGCTGGAACTAGCCGTGGAAACAGCGCAGAAAACGACAGGAGCTGCGACAAGAGGCCAAAGCACAACATTAGCCGATGCCGCATACCAAGCCATTGAGGATGCAAGAGAACTGTCACAATCAGAAGAACTGACCACCCTCGATGATCCTCAATTTGTAGAGCAGCAACAGCAGCTTCTGGATGATAGCGAGCATCAGCTGGATGAATTCAAAGAATAA
- a CDS encoding queuosine precursor transporter produces MFNNSFWIIFAIIHFIIVLLFYKGFGKMGLFVWIGFATVCANLQVVKTVELFGLTATLGNVMYGTIFFATDVLNEKYGPAEAKKAVWLGFSTLLTLTFVMQGVLLFEPASSDISQTALETIFGFLPRVALGSLLAFIFSQTLDVYVYSSIRRIFPSDRLLWLRNGGSTAVSQLFDTFIFTGVAFFGIYPAGVWLHIFISTYLIKFAVSLISLPYAYAAKKMIPNDERGS; encoded by the coding sequence TTGTTTAACAACTCATTTTGGATCATTTTTGCGATCATTCATTTTATCATTGTTCTTTTATTTTATAAAGGATTTGGCAAAATGGGACTGTTTGTATGGATTGGATTTGCTACAGTCTGCGCAAACCTTCAAGTCGTCAAAACAGTAGAACTGTTTGGCTTAACAGCAACGCTCGGAAATGTAATGTATGGCACCATCTTTTTTGCGACAGATGTGCTCAATGAGAAATACGGTCCGGCTGAAGCCAAAAAAGCGGTATGGCTCGGATTCTCAACGCTTTTGACGCTGACATTTGTCATGCAGGGCGTGCTGCTTTTCGAACCGGCTTCCAGCGACATATCGCAAACAGCACTTGAAACGATTTTCGGATTTCTTCCGCGCGTTGCGTTAGGAAGTTTGCTTGCCTTTATCTTCAGCCAAACGCTGGATGTTTATGTATATTCGTCAATTAGAAGGATATTTCCTTCTGATCGACTTTTGTGGCTCAGAAACGGCGGCAGTACAGCTGTCAGCCAGCTGTTTGATACATTTATATTTACTGGAGTCGCTTTTTTCGGCATTTATCCTGCAGGCGTTTGGCTTCATATTTTTATTTCTACATATTTGATTAAGTTTGCGGTATCTTTGATTTCATTGCCTTATGCCTATGCAGCAAAAAAAATGATACCGAATGACGAAAGGGGTTCATAA
- the exnP gene encoding 5'-3' exonuclease ExnP, with translation MNNNKLLLVDGMALLFRAFFATAVHRNFMINDSGVPTNGVNGFLKHLITAVETFQPTHVVCCWDMGSKTYRNDLFEDYKANRSAPPVELIPQFDLAKEAAAELGIMNIGFAGYEADDCIGTLAALFANEADITIVTGDRDLLQLLTDEVSVALLQKGIGNYKVYTKENFYEETGVLPKALIDIKALMGDSSDNYPGVKGIGEKTAYKLIREYESIDRLLENLSLLPKGQQGKIQQGLSDLEMSKKLAEIHCSVPLACTLKDTLFTLKMEQAADMLRRHQIKGIERMLEKLNAREIV, from the coding sequence ATGAATAATAATAAATTATTGCTTGTTGATGGCATGGCTCTGTTATTTCGGGCGTTTTTTGCCACGGCTGTGCATCGCAACTTTATGATAAATGATAGCGGGGTGCCGACGAACGGCGTCAACGGATTTTTAAAGCATTTGATCACAGCTGTTGAAACATTCCAGCCGACACACGTCGTTTGCTGCTGGGACATGGGAAGCAAAACATACCGAAATGACCTGTTCGAAGATTATAAGGCGAACCGCAGCGCACCGCCTGTGGAGCTGATTCCGCAGTTTGATCTGGCAAAGGAAGCGGCCGCTGAGCTTGGGATTATGAATATCGGCTTTGCCGGATATGAAGCGGATGATTGTATCGGAACTCTTGCCGCTTTGTTTGCAAATGAAGCTGATATTACGATCGTAACAGGAGACCGCGATTTACTTCAGCTGTTAACGGATGAAGTGAGTGTGGCCCTCCTCCAAAAAGGAATTGGAAATTATAAAGTCTATACAAAAGAGAACTTTTACGAAGAAACAGGCGTCCTGCCGAAAGCTTTGATTGATATTAAAGCGCTAATGGGTGATTCGAGTGATAACTATCCCGGCGTTAAAGGAATTGGAGAAAAAACAGCTTATAAACTGATTCGTGAATACGAATCGATTGATCGTTTATTAGAGAATCTGTCTCTTCTTCCGAAGGGGCAGCAAGGGAAGATTCAGCAAGGTTTGAGCGATTTGGAGATGTCGAAAAAGCTTGCGGAAATTCATTGCTCGGTGCCGCTGGCATGTACGCTTAAAGACACTTTATTTACTCTGAAAATGGAGCAGGCGGCTGACATGCTGCGCCGCCACCAAATTAAAGGAATTGAACGTATGCTTGAAAAGCTGAACGCTAGAGAGATCGTTTAG
- a CDS encoding ribonuclease H family protein, whose amino-acid sequence MKLRPHLKIEAKGTGSVSFIAEDWLTAQQARMLARELGRFPYMKELEFEDEKGGSWTLKELEKLTEELAQEPDDVTVYFDGSFDKESELAGLGIVIYYSLGGIRHRLRKNKSFRLKTNNEAEYAALYEAIREVRELGASRNSITIKGDSLVVLNQLDGSWPCYDPSHNEWLDKIEALLESLKLTPTYETIQRKDNQEADSLAKKILSHQFVESHTKLDRNGDDDIG is encoded by the coding sequence ATGAAGCTCAGACCGCATTTGAAAATAGAAGCAAAAGGGACGGGATCCGTTTCGTTTATAGCCGAAGATTGGCTGACTGCTCAACAGGCGCGTATGCTCGCCAGAGAACTAGGCCGTTTTCCATACATGAAAGAGCTCGAGTTCGAAGACGAAAAAGGCGGCAGCTGGACGCTAAAGGAATTGGAAAAGCTAACAGAGGAGCTAGCTCAAGAGCCTGATGACGTAACTGTTTATTTTGACGGCAGTTTCGATAAGGAGAGCGAACTGGCGGGACTCGGAATCGTCATTTATTATTCATTAGGAGGAATCCGGCATCGCTTGAGAAAAAATAAAAGCTTCCGGTTGAAAACCAATAATGAAGCTGAATACGCGGCGCTGTATGAAGCAATAAGAGAAGTAAGAGAGCTTGGAGCAAGCAGAAATTCAATTACGATCAAAGGGGACTCGCTTGTCGTGCTGAATCAGCTTGACGGCAGCTGGCCTTGCTATGATCCGTCTCATAATGAATGGCTGGACAAAATAGAAGCACTTCTCGAATCGCTGAAGCTTACTCCAACTTACGAAACCATACAGCGGAAAGACAACCAGGAAGCCGACAGCCTCGCTAAAAAAATTCTATCCCATCAATTCGTAGAAAGCCATACGAAATTAGACCGTAACGGAGATGACGATATTGGATAA